The following coding sequences are from one Culicoides brevitarsis isolate CSIRO-B50_1 unplaced genomic scaffold, AGI_CSIRO_Cbre_v1 contig_93, whole genome shotgun sequence window:
- the LOC134836639 gene encoding uncharacterized protein LOC134836639: MIGRADIEGSKSHVAMNAWRPQASYPCGLALAVLMRTEHQDQASFCPYTQRVVSVHTELTFGHLRYYFGDVPPQSNSAPDNVFDMECIKALNVICTVHKSLRIKPI; encoded by the exons ATGATAGGAAGAGCCGACATCGAAGGATCAAAAAGCCACGTCGCTATGAACGCTTGGCGGCCACAAGCCAGTTATCCCTGTG GCCTAGCTTTAGCTGTCTTAATGCGTACTGAACATCAAGATCAAGCCAGCTTTTGTCCTTATACTCAGCGTGTGGTTTCTGTCCACACTGAGCTGACCTTTGGACACCTCCGTTATTATTTTGGAGATGTACCGCCCCAGTCAAACTCCGCACCTGACAATGTCTTTGACATGGAGTGTATCAAAGCCTTAAATGTCATATGTACGGTGCACAAATCGTTGCGAATTAAACCAATTTAA